One genomic window of Pirellulales bacterium includes the following:
- a CDS encoding pitrilysin family protein: MVGTLAAAAEQPVFPFPIEKTVLDNGLTIITVPADTPGVISYYTIVRTGSRNEIEPGLSGFAHFFEHMMFRGTPRNSNEQYNAKMKAMGADSNAFTTDDWTAYHTTASADALSTIIELEADRFQNLSYDLPAFQKEARAVLGEYNKIASSPLLLLDETMQDVAYEKHTYKHTTIGFLKDIVDMPNQYEYSRKFFERWYRPDNCIVLVVGDARHKEVVELARRQYSGWRAGVAKIEIPAEPAQTAERRRDLEWKGVTQPYLYIGYHVPGFDPKSRDIAALDVLSEAIFSQVSPLYRKLVLDEARVETITAGAQFHRDPTLFTIMARLHDAADMAAIEKEIYQALAAAAEKPIDAQQLADIKSHMRYGFATSLDSTNAIARGLGSFLELTGDPDSLNQIYATYEQVTPEDVQRVAKEYFAPENRTVVTLLSEKDAAAKNQTAKADSAPAATKARPETAPAAKAKTAKAAPQKANDSVEAGTKNGSPLVTLRIAFRAGSQNDPPGKEGLAALTARMISEGGSDEVSYSELLELLYPLAGRMDGQCDKEVTIFTGEVHRDKLAEFYPLFIDTLLRPRFDQADFERLRQEHLSYLSARLRGNDDENLGKWTLQLSLYPPTHPYGHVDQGTIAGLQAITLDDVRNFYKTHYTQAAMTAVAAGGISDAFRGRLSKDLAAGLPAGKANVSDLPAPHKPDGLELTIVEKPTIATAISLGFPIDITRADDDYYALAVASSAFGEHRTFNGRLMKNMRGKRGLNYGDYAYIENFIQDGPGTFVLPGVPRRQQYFSIWIRPVPHDKGVFALRQALRELDQLVKDGLTQEEFEATRNFLFHYSKLWAQSQSRRVGYDLDGQFYGRASQIEELARRLPSMTREQVNAAIRKHLQAKNVSIAVVTDDGARFRDQVRSGKPTPLVYDTAGTPPEILEEDKEIESWPLPIAADHIRVVPAKELFER, from the coding sequence GTGGTCGGAACTCTGGCCGCTGCCGCCGAGCAGCCCGTTTTTCCGTTTCCGATCGAGAAGACGGTACTCGATAACGGGCTGACGATCATCACCGTTCCGGCCGACACGCCGGGGGTGATCTCATATTACACGATCGTCCGCACCGGATCGCGCAACGAGATCGAGCCAGGGCTCTCGGGCTTTGCTCATTTCTTCGAACACATGATGTTCCGCGGTACGCCGCGCAACAGCAACGAGCAATACAACGCCAAGATGAAGGCGATGGGCGCCGATTCGAACGCCTTTACGACCGACGATTGGACCGCCTATCACACCACGGCCTCGGCTGATGCACTGTCGACGATCATCGAGCTCGAAGCGGATCGTTTCCAGAACCTGAGCTACGACCTGCCCGCGTTTCAAAAAGAAGCCCGGGCCGTACTCGGGGAATACAACAAGATCGCTTCGTCACCGCTCTTGCTGCTGGACGAGACGATGCAGGATGTGGCCTACGAGAAGCACACCTACAAACACACGACGATCGGCTTCTTGAAAGACATCGTCGACATGCCCAACCAGTACGAGTACAGCCGGAAGTTTTTCGAGCGCTGGTACCGTCCGGACAATTGCATCGTGCTGGTGGTGGGTGATGCCCGGCACAAGGAAGTGGTTGAGCTGGCGCGCCGGCAATACAGCGGTTGGAGGGCGGGAGTGGCGAAAATCGAAATTCCCGCCGAGCCTGCACAAACGGCCGAGCGGCGCCGCGACCTCGAATGGAAAGGCGTGACGCAGCCGTACTTGTACATCGGCTACCACGTCCCGGGGTTCGATCCGAAGAGCCGGGACATCGCAGCGCTCGATGTCTTGAGCGAGGCGATTTTCTCGCAGGTCAGCCCGCTCTATCGCAAGCTGGTGCTGGACGAAGCCCGGGTCGAAACGATCACGGCTGGCGCTCAATTCCATCGCGATCCGACGCTGTTCACGATCATGGCCCGTCTGCACGACGCGGCCGACATGGCGGCGATCGAAAAGGAGATCTACCAGGCTCTCGCCGCCGCGGCCGAGAAGCCAATCGACGCGCAGCAATTGGCCGACATTAAATCGCACATGCGCTATGGCTTTGCCACGAGCCTTGATTCGACGAATGCCATTGCCCGAGGGCTGGGATCGTTCTTGGAACTGACGGGCGATCCCGATTCGCTGAATCAGATTTACGCCACCTATGAACAGGTCACACCCGAAGATGTGCAACGGGTGGCGAAAGAGTATTTCGCGCCCGAGAACCGCACGGTTGTCACGCTGCTGAGCGAAAAGGATGCAGCCGCGAAGAACCAAACAGCCAAGGCCGACAGTGCCCCCGCGGCGACAAAAGCAAGGCCGGAGACCGCGCCTGCTGCGAAGGCGAAAACTGCCAAGGCCGCGCCGCAGAAAGCCAACGATTCGGTCGAGGCCGGCACGAAAAACGGGTCGCCGCTGGTGACCTTGCGCATCGCCTTCCGTGCCGGATCGCAGAACGACCCGCCGGGCAAGGAAGGTTTGGCCGCACTCACGGCGCGCATGATTTCCGAAGGGGGTTCGGATGAGGTCTCTTATTCCGAACTGCTCGAGTTGCTCTATCCGCTTGCTGGCCGCATGGACGGTCAATGCGATAAAGAAGTGACGATCTTCACGGGCGAAGTCCATCGCGACAAGCTCGCCGAGTTCTATCCACTGTTCATCGACACGCTCTTGCGTCCGCGCTTCGACCAGGCTGACTTCGAACGCCTTCGTCAGGAGCACCTTAGCTACCTCTCGGCCCGCTTGCGCGGCAACGACGACGAGAACCTGGGCAAGTGGACGCTGCAACTGTCGCTCTACCCACCGACGCATCCCTACGGGCATGTCGACCAAGGGACGATCGCGGGCCTGCAGGCGATCACGCTCGACGACGTCCGCAACTTCTACAAGACGCACTACACGCAGGCCGCGATGACAGCCGTGGCCGCGGGTGGGATTAGCGATGCCTTCCGCGGGCGGCTGTCCAAGGACCTCGCCGCCGGATTGCCAGCGGGCAAGGCGAACGTTTCCGATTTGCCGGCGCCGCACAAGCCTGATGGGCTGGAACTAACGATCGTCGAAAAGCCGACCATCGCCACGGCCATTTCGCTCGGCTTTCCGATCGACATAACGCGGGCTGACGACGATTACTATGCGCTGGCTGTTGCCAGTTCGGCCTTCGGCGAGCATCGCACGTTCAACGGCCGGCTGATGAAGAACATGCGTGGCAAACGCGGCCTCAATTACGGCGATTACGCGTATATCGAAAACTTCATTCAGGATGGGCCGGGCACGTTTGTTCTGCCCGGAGTCCCGCGGCGGCAGCAGTATTTTTCGATCTGGATTCGTCCGGTGCCGCACGACAAGGGCGTGTTCGCGCTGCGACAAGCGTTGCGAGAACTCGATCAGCTGGTCAAAGACGGACTGACCCAGGAAGAATTCGAAGCAACCCGCAATTTCCTGTTCCACTACAGCAAGTTGTGGGCGCAGTCGCAGTCACGCCGCGTCGGCTACGATTTGGACGGCCAGTTCTACGGTCGCGCGAGTCAAATCGAGGAACTCGCCCGTCGGTTGCCCAGCATGACGCGCGAGCAGGTGAACGCGGCGATTCGCAAGCATCTGCAAGCGAAGAATGTCTCGATCGCGGTGGTAACGGACGATGGTGCCCGCTTCCGCGACCAGGTCCGCTCGGGCAAGCCGACGCCGCTGGTCTACGACACGGCCGGCACGCCGCCCGAGATCCTGGAAGAGGACAAGGAGATCGAATCGTGGCCTTTGCCCATCGCGGCCGACCATATTCGTGTCGTCCCGGCGAAAGAGCTGTTCGAGCGGTAG
- a CDS encoding DUF6614 family protein, with the protein MDIYHVWCNLKPGTGDVAFCERVDAYLGQLREEKLILGFRITRRKLGFGPPQLGEFHITIEVTDLAQLEAAFQHVARRAGPIEGLHHAVNSLVTDLSFALYRDFPDAVRERGEERF; encoded by the coding sequence ATGGATATCTACCACGTCTGGTGCAATCTGAAGCCGGGGACGGGCGACGTCGCGTTTTGCGAGCGCGTGGATGCCTATCTGGGACAGCTTCGCGAGGAAAAACTCATCCTCGGCTTTCGCATCACGCGACGTAAACTGGGCTTTGGCCCGCCGCAGTTGGGCGAATTTCACATCACGATCGAGGTCACCGATCTCGCCCAGCTCGAAGCGGCCTTTCAGCACGTCGCCCGCCGCGCCGGCCCCATCGAAGGGCTGCATCACGCCGTGAATTCGCTGGTGACCGACCTGTCGTTCGCGCTGTATCGCGATTTTCCCGATGCGGTGCGCGAGCGGGGAGAAGAGAGATTCTGA
- a CDS encoding gamma-glutamyl-gamma-aminobutyrate hydrolase family protein produces MTRKPLIGLNAEYRAAKKDAPAFSYVSAGYYDSIVASGGVPVVIPPLADDDDVERILDMLDGIVLVGGADLDPRRDGFMLHPAVRTLDSRREDFDRRLMNRIAARRMPVFGIGVGVQLLNVSQGGNLFLHVPEDMPRALPHKDPLDPAHRHALEVVPGSLMERVYGEGEIRVNSFHHMAIDEVATGFQVTARCPDGVIEAIESTQPDWFAFGTQFHPESDSASALDLRIFEEFITGVGGEVPAVRMAA; encoded by the coding sequence ATGACACGGAAGCCACTGATCGGATTGAACGCTGAATACCGCGCCGCGAAGAAGGATGCTCCGGCGTTTAGCTATGTTTCGGCCGGGTATTACGATTCGATTGTTGCCTCGGGCGGCGTGCCCGTCGTGATCCCGCCGCTGGCGGATGACGACGATGTCGAGCGAATTCTCGACATGCTGGACGGTATCGTGCTCGTCGGCGGGGCGGACCTCGACCCGCGGCGCGACGGTTTCATGCTGCACCCGGCCGTGCGGACGCTCGATTCCCGTCGCGAGGATTTCGATCGCCGCTTGATGAATAGGATCGCGGCTCGCCGCATGCCGGTCTTCGGCATCGGCGTAGGCGTGCAACTGTTGAACGTCTCGCAAGGAGGCAACTTGTTTCTGCACGTGCCCGAGGACATGCCGCGTGCCCTGCCGCACAAGGACCCGCTCGATCCGGCACACCGTCATGCATTGGAAGTCGTGCCCGGCAGCTTGATGGAGCGGGTCTACGGCGAGGGCGAGATTCGCGTCAACAGTTTCCACCATATGGCCATCGACGAAGTAGCCACCGGTTTCCAGGTCACGGCCCGTTGTCCGGATGGCGTGATCGAAGCCATCGAGAGCACGCAGCCTGATTGGTTTGCATTTGGCACACAGTTCCATCCAGAGAGTGACTCCGCCTCGGCGCTAGATTTGCGCATCTTCGAAGAGTTCATCACGGGCGTCGGTGGCGAAGTACCTGCGGTGCGCATGGCAGCGTAA
- a CDS encoding AAA family ATPase translates to MSATETTGRDSVLAAVLSDEGFFPAEPHSIEETGLAVSLIESLIAKQLSTIGTSSGRALADALCLPFGVLDPLYQSLRTRQILVHTGSAPLNDYYYTLTEQGRERAAAFRDACAYTGAAPVPMSDYLLSVEAQSIRAEAPKRSKLEKAFADISINPALFDSLGPAVNSGAGLFLYGSPGNGKSTLARRITVCFGQHIWMPQTLIEDGQIIKLFDSVYHEAVENKQSTLMKAASHDRRWVKVRRPTVIVGGELTMDGLEIRHDPVSNTSEAPLQLKSNCGCLLIDDFGRQRIEPRELLNRWIIPLENRMDFLTLSTGKKIRVPFEQLIIFSTNLEPSDLVDEAFLRRIPYKIQINDPDESEFHHLFELYAVGFGCDYRADVVDHLLRTHYRAHNLPMRRCHPRDLLGQVRNYCVYNGLPMEMRPEYFDRVVKSYFTVLATAK, encoded by the coding sequence ATGTCTGCTACGGAAACCACGGGCCGCGACAGCGTATTAGCCGCGGTGCTGTCCGACGAAGGATTCTTTCCGGCCGAGCCACACTCGATTGAAGAAACGGGCCTGGCCGTTTCGCTGATCGAGTCGTTGATTGCCAAGCAGCTATCGACGATCGGCACCTCCAGCGGCCGGGCTTTGGCCGATGCCCTGTGCCTGCCCTTCGGCGTGCTCGATCCCTTGTATCAAAGCCTGCGCACGCGGCAGATTCTGGTACACACCGGCTCGGCGCCGTTGAACGACTACTACTACACACTCACCGAACAGGGGCGCGAGCGGGCCGCGGCATTTCGCGACGCCTGTGCTTATACCGGTGCGGCGCCGGTGCCCATGTCTGACTATCTGCTGTCGGTCGAAGCGCAATCGATCCGGGCCGAAGCGCCCAAGCGTTCGAAACTAGAGAAGGCGTTCGCCGACATCTCGATCAATCCCGCGCTGTTCGACAGCCTGGGCCCGGCCGTGAACTCGGGCGCGGGCTTGTTCTTGTATGGCTCGCCTGGCAATGGCAAATCGACGCTGGCCCGGCGGATCACGGTTTGTTTTGGCCAGCACATCTGGATGCCGCAGACGTTGATCGAGGATGGGCAGATCATCAAGCTCTTTGATAGCGTCTATCACGAAGCGGTCGAGAACAAGCAATCAACGCTGATGAAGGCGGCCTCGCACGATCGGCGGTGGGTCAAAGTGCGCCGTCCGACGGTCATCGTTGGTGGCGAGCTGACGATGGACGGCCTGGAAATTCGCCACGACCCGGTCAGCAATACCAGCGAAGCGCCGCTACAATTGAAGAGCAATTGCGGCTGTCTGTTGATCGACGACTTCGGCCGCCAGCGGATCGAGCCGCGGGAGCTTCTGAATCGCTGGATCATTCCGCTGGAAAACCGAATGGATTTTCTCACCCTGTCGACGGGCAAGAAGATCCGCGTGCCGTTCGAGCAGTTGATCATCTTCTCGACGAACCTCGAACCCTCGGATCTGGTCGACGAAGCCTTCTTGCGGCGGATTCCCTACAAGATCCAGATCAACGACCCGGACGAATCCGAGTTTCACCATCTCTTCGAGCTGTACGCCGTGGGTTTTGGCTGCGACTACCGCGCGGACGTGGTGGATCATCTGTTGCGGACGCACTACCGGGCCCACAATCTGCCGATGCGCCGCTGCCATCCGCGCGATCTGTTGGGCCAGGTGCGCAATTACTGCGTATACAACGGCCTGCCGATGGAAATGCGGCCCGAGTATTTCGACCGCGTGGTGAAGAGTTACTTCACGGTTCTGGCTACGGCGAAGTAA
- a CDS encoding GGDEF domain-containing protein codes for MYLPSIVALAAVATIGYLMGRRSQQQQPEYHGDRARRELKRARAVAGQLEEIADRIRKNLATHQSSIAKFKDRVSELSSQEERAAWCELFHEAETMVKPTLDLAAQISCAYDELRQQTSHLMTFTETRSDQLTGVSNRKALDETLESSFALLTRYDQGFALAIFDIDHFKQINDVQGHVLGDQILQKVARILDDETRETDLVARYGGEEFVVVMPHTDLEGASCFAEKIRLAVANSGLVTISGGVAEASHQDDPKMLLARSDAALYAAKAAGRNRIHCNTGISVEPYLADTQELPAISAAEALSS; via the coding sequence ATGTATCTTCCTTCGATCGTTGCGTTGGCAGCCGTTGCCACGATTGGTTATTTGATGGGGCGGCGCTCCCAACAGCAACAGCCCGAATATCACGGCGATCGCGCGCGTCGCGAGCTGAAGCGTGCTCGGGCCGTGGCAGGGCAACTGGAAGAAATCGCCGACCGGATTCGCAAGAACCTGGCCACGCATCAATCGAGCATCGCCAAATTCAAAGACCGCGTCAGCGAGCTCAGCTCTCAAGAAGAACGCGCGGCCTGGTGCGAGTTGTTTCACGAAGCCGAAACCATGGTCAAGCCGACGCTCGACCTCGCGGCGCAAATCTCTTGCGCCTACGACGAGCTGCGGCAACAAACCAGTCATTTGATGACGTTCACGGAGACCCGCAGCGATCAATTGACCGGTGTGAGCAATCGCAAGGCCTTGGACGAGACGCTGGAATCGTCCTTTGCCCTGCTCACGCGCTACGATCAGGGTTTCGCCCTGGCAATCTTCGACATCGACCACTTCAAGCAGATCAACGACGTCCAGGGGCACGTGCTGGGCGATCAGATTTTGCAGAAGGTCGCCCGCATCCTCGACGACGAGACCCGTGAGACCGACCTGGTAGCCCGGTACGGCGGTGAGGAATTTGTCGTGGTCATGCCGCACACCGACCTCGAGGGCGCCTCGTGCTTCGCCGAGAAGATTCGCCTGGCGGTCGCCAACTCAGGGCTGGTCACGATCAGCGGCGGCGTGGCCGAGGCCAGTCATCAGGACGACCCGAAAATGCTGTTGGCGCGTTCTGACGCCGCGCTGTATGCGGCCAAGGCTGCCGGCCGGAATCGCATTCACTGCAACACCGGGATCAGCGTCGAGCCGTACCTGGCAGACACGCAAGAGCTGCCCGCGATTTCCGCGGCCGAGGCCCTCAGCAGCTGA
- a CDS encoding GNAT family protein: MEVKPIVLEGRVARLEPLAMSHAADLATAATPEIFTNTFPPPEYSPAGMQAVIGYLGSLADWCPFAIVLRESGKAVGMTCYLDIRQRDRNLEIGFTWLTKPLQGSAVNPECKYLLLRHAFEQQNAIRVQLKTDSRNKQSQRAIEKLGAVREGILRRHMIMPDGYIRDTVMYSITDQEWPAAKAKLEARLRYVL; encoded by the coding sequence ATGGAGGTCAAGCCGATCGTTCTTGAAGGGCGCGTAGCGCGGCTGGAACCACTGGCAATGTCGCACGCTGCGGATTTGGCCACGGCCGCAACGCCCGAGATTTTCACGAACACGTTTCCGCCGCCGGAATATTCGCCGGCCGGCATGCAGGCGGTAATCGGCTATCTCGGCTCGCTCGCCGATTGGTGCCCCTTCGCGATCGTGCTGCGCGAGTCGGGCAAGGCCGTCGGTATGACGTGCTATCTCGACATTCGCCAGCGCGATCGGAATCTCGAAATCGGCTTCACCTGGCTCACCAAGCCGCTGCAGGGAAGCGCCGTAAATCCCGAATGCAAATACTTGTTGTTGCGGCACGCATTCGAGCAACAGAATGCGATCCGCGTTCAGTTGAAGACCGATAGCCGCAATAAACAGAGCCAGCGGGCGATCGAGAAGCTAGGCGCCGTGCGCGAGGGCATCCTGCGCCGACACATGATCATGCCGGACGGTTATATCCGAGATACAGTGATGTACAGCATCACCGACCAGGAATGGCCCGCGGCAAAAGCGAAGCTCGAAGCCCGTTTGCGGTACGTACTGTAG